From the genome of Plasmodium malariae genome assembly, chromosome: 9, one region includes:
- the AP2-O gene encoding transcription factor with AP2 domain(s), putative — MALDEIEKKIVDHTDKYELTSHGILQDKNFTTNENENESKMNEFFHSCNNSNEKKDITMKNGNEENILSSNDNTSCSHNAVDCTCDSEGFLKNKEESLIEPYCESSKDVNDEYNAIIERAYYVNCDNNDKNNTSPTGSNCVDDTKDRSGCPQSVGINNRNGSEYGSEFGSEFGSERGRDVSTNYEKKSNLLKLEHQDRFDMFKTDAVNLQHSISVSVNPIDVNNYTLFKNARVEEINQERVHEFANIEVSTKSEDYQNRSNNDNNTVPVLKNKQNENMVYDTCGKQNANILYGTYELPNDDIHNTCKNDYTEDDTIYKEQGPPCVNNKHRETSVEVEVEPSLSINIGEAVIGTREECCTFFPDDSDDKFTTPNDIIPPPIDEEGGIYCLNLNSSSEDSNNYSKNNSIIHSTCGSTNKDIMLTKSVVPSSTPKKRENTQEKMNFLDRKKKCISVHNGNNNNNSSSNNNSNSSNNNSNSSNNNSNSSNNNSNGSNNNSNSSNNNSNSSDNINNSSDNNNSNSSNYNNNSSGNGNSNKSNSTSISSSSNNNIILNNSYELKNNKILPDNKNVAIQSHVSILARNNKKNTNDIHSYNVLCTNAHVHNSEMNNKENTLVEGTSNDVFATISDSGACTTFNDPNEDTNDGQNEHFQDSRNTIVFLKKENMNLEKDQGPKIIFENAIDECTTLILHNNHEYSDTENNEKKNFKNEKKVYENGDIFYKSNCSTNFETLVYNLNYSDILNKKQVNSSQKDLNSYTHSNINVGETFSSSVRSSSNNIANTTTTSNTATTSNTATTSNTATTSNTATTSNTATTSNTATTSNTANTSNTANTSNTATISNTANTSNTANTSNTANTSNTAHTANTTNMFRSPQKIFNELAHINDNEEMFSLNARYKGTEEKNNLISLCLNESFENDPNFVNEQSNPKNVQGESDLDNNNLPNCVNPSNCVVTAGHAINPQCDNKDQCDYYMNDNSLMNNGHEVYISKGVLRKEVSDEIVIGDTTNGDTINGDTIIADTVMADPHSVSCSDLMNRDFMERKQSEETVMHDMTEEKLMNNMSKLSKEIIMKNLSEDTIISGIYKENVDMLNKDMLINKIDEENIIRVMDDGSKEITFDDRENQHMMCCHNLSSGTNDNNLASSLNDDNLDSSLNDDNLASSMNGHNLIDARIKGNLRSTVNSQNVMRNMNRQNLLVNADMQQMSSGENSANSGNSANVRLNMNDEGVNDMTELNDTYGSELNNITELKNIEELNNIEELNNIEELKNIEELKNIEELKNIEELNNIEELNNIEELNNIEELNNIEELNNIEELNNAYTDEVNNIEELNNVKDIPNYNSICYTNDKYMQWFDTIYTVCVKLDDLCCKLSNDFPHAMNLWMNNGHTNTNEVKCNFQKYDDVRLYYNNNNNEKNKTVVINPSGPKNVYNIHPSNNNKKGSENSSCDKYFNSNITSQNEEKIKKLNNYVMDTMERNMSLHCKSNCKHMNHMNAMKNHSLNDNYSKNMLDDDDYFNCDKCIKRPRSKNEKGIIILNTTTPSDYISNDDSIIYNHTNSTNYLQEEGSIMNYEKDSCSRMHIDGSSNSSSSSSMNNIISKDALDLLHIYGSNKNSSSHHNGSGNYTHNNSSSNASNKFKNQLYFHPNHYGLMSTSTNNILSLNNNSSSVNCNLVHPIKNEGMNIPIGSTGTGKTISKSIGKNSGRYNGKGNNNNGNRVRSNNIGSNDNNDSNNGSNNGSNNGSNNGSNNGSNNGSNNGSNNGSNNGSNNGSNNDSNNGSNNGSNNSLLNYTNGQDMHGNFSNANLGTKKKKQGKKSSTYVKSTEKKINKKNSTLNRNNNKIIKNESEFEYLLELSDKEGPNLENPEDLKCDVAGVYWDKRSWIASWYDNGKRYYKSFSAKTHGFYKSKFWAIKVRLSKVKGQTIFGKNTRKAKTNIPADENNLPFNTSTVNDNHNNTNNSSNNRGNFTGNFNSNLSANNFSANLSENFSGNLSENLNGELSGNLSGNLSGNLSGKNNLSSNNNVNCNNSNIPLRNV, encoded by the coding sequence ATGGCGTTGGATGagatagaaaagaaaattgttGATCATACTGATAAGTATGAGTTAACTTCCCATGGAATATTacaagataaaaattttactactaatgaaaatgaaaatgaaagtaAAATGAATGAGTTTTTCCATTCatgtaataatagtaatgaaaagaaagatataactatgaaaaatgggaatgaagaaaatattttaagcaGTAATGATAACACTTCATGTAGTCACAATGCTGTAGATTGTACATGTGATAGTGAAGgctttcttaaaaataaggaaGAGTCTTTAATAGAACCATATTGTGAAAGTAGTAAGGATGTAAATGATGAGTACAATGCTATAATTGAACGTGCCTATTACGTCAATTGTGATAACAATGACAAGAATAATACCAGCCCAACTGGTTCGAATTGTGTAGATGATACAAAGGATAGAAGTGGCTGCCCGCAGAGTGTTGGCATAAATAACAGAAATGGGAGCGAATATGGAAGCGAATTTGGAAGCGAATTTGGAAGCGAACGCGGCAGGGATGTTTCAAcgaattatgaaaaaaaaagcaatttATTAAAGTTAGAACACCAAGACAGATTTGATATGTTTAAAACAGATGCAGTTAATTTGCAGCACAGTATTTCAGTAAGTGTCAATCCTATTGATGTAAACAATTACACACTTTTTAAGAATGCAAGAGTGGAAGAAATAAATCAGGAGAGAGTACATGAATTTGCTAATATAGAAGTGTCTACTAAAAGTGAAGATTATCAGAATAGGAgcaataatgataataatactgtacctgttttaaaaaataaacaaaatgaaaatatggtGTATGATACATGTGGAAAACAAAACGCAAATATCCTGTACGGTACATATGAATTACCAAATGATGACATACATAACACATGCAAAAATGATTACACAGAGGATGatacaatatataaagaacAGGGTCCTCCTTgtgttaataataaacaCAGGGAAACTTCTGTAGAAGTAGAAGTAGAACCGAGTTTGAGTATAAATATTGGTGAAGCAGTAATAGGAACTAGGGAGGAATGCTGTACTTTTTTTCCAGATGACTCTGATGATAAGTTTACCACACCGAATGATATAATACCACCACCTATTGATGAAGAAGGAGGAATATATTGCTTAAACTTAAATAGTAGTAGTGAAGATAGTAATAATtacagtaaaaataatagtatcaTTCATAGTACTTGTGGTAGTAcaaataaagatataatgCTAACAAAGAGTGTTGTCCCTTCAAGTACACCTAAGAAGAGGGAAAATACtcaggaaaaaatgaatttcttagataggaaaaaaaagtgcaTTTCTGTTCATaatggaaataataataataatagtagtagtaataataatagcaatagtagtaataataatagcaatagtagtaataataatagcaatagtagtaataataatagcaatggtagtaataataatagcaatagtagtaataataatagcaatagtagtgataatattaataatagtagtgataataataatagcaatagtagtaattataataataatagtagtggtaatggtaatagtaataagAGTAATAGTACTAGTAtcagtagcagtagtaataataatatcattttaaataatagttATGAACTAAAGAATAATAAGATCCTACCTGATAACAAAAATGTAGCCATACAGAGTCATGTGAGCATATTGgcaagaaataataaaaaaaatacaaatgatATCCATtcatataatgtattatgCACAAATGCACATGTGCACAATTcagaaatgaataataaagaaaacacATTAGTAGAAGGGACAAGTAACGACGTATTTGCTACTATTTCTGATTCTGGTGCATGTACCACTTTTAACGATCCAAACGAAGACACAAATGATGGTCAGAATGAGCACTTCCAAGATTCTAGAAATACTATtgtttttttgaaaaaagaaaacatgaATCTAGAAAAGGATCAAGGacctaaaattatttttgaaaatgcGATTGACGAATGTACTAcgttaattttacataacaACCACGAATATTCTGATAcggaaaataatgaaaaaaaaaattttaaaaatgaaaaaaaagtttatgaAAACGgagatattttttataaaagtaattgTTCCACTAATTTTGAAACGCTTGTGTATAACTTGAATTATAGTGACATACTGAATAAGAAGCAGGTGAATAGCTCTCAGAAAGATTTAAACTCTTACACTCACAGTAACATAAACGTGGGTGAAACGTTCTCAAGTAGTGTTAGAagcagtagtaataatatcgCTAACACGACCACTACTTCTAACACGGCCACCACTTCTAACACGGCCACCACTTCTAACACGGCCACCACTTCTAACACGGCCACTACTTCTAACACGGCCACTACTTCTAACACGGCCACTACTTCTAACACGGCCAATACTTCTAACACGGCCAATACTTCTAACACGGCCACTATTTCTAACACAGCCAATACTTCTAACACAGCCAATACTTCTAACACAGCCAATACTTCTAACACTGCTCACACTGCCAATACGACCAATATGTTTAGAAGCCCgcagaaaatttttaacgAACTCGCACACATCAACGATAACGAAGAAATGTTTAGTCTGAATGCACGTTATAAAGGCACAGAGGAGAAGAACAATCTCATCTCACTATGCTTAAATGAATCTTTTGAAAATGATCCAAACTTTGTTAATGAACAAAGCAACCCGAAAAATGTGCAGGGGGAGAGTGATCTGGATAATAACAATTTGCCCAACTGTGTAAATCCGTCCAACTGCGTAGTTACTGCCGGCCACGCCATTAACCCGCAGTGTGACAATAAGGATCAATGTGATTATTACATGAACGATAACAGCCTTATGAACAACGGGCATGAAGTGTATATAAGCAAAGGAGTCCTAAGAAAGGAAGTAAGCGATGAGATAGTAATTGGAGATACCACAAATGGAGATACCATAAATGGGGATACCATAATTGCCGACACTGTAATGGCTGACCCACATAGCGTTAGTTGTTCTGATTTGATGAATAGAGATTTTATGGAAAGAAAACAGAGTGAAGAAACGGTAATGCATGATATGACAGAAGAGAAgttaatgaataatatgaGTAAATTGagtaaagaaataattatgaagaatTTAAGTGAAGATACAATTATCAGTGGCATATACAAAGAGAATGTTGATATGTTGAATAAGGatatgttaataaataaaatagatgaAGAGAATATTATTCGTGTTATGGATGATGGTAGTAAAGAAATAACATTCGACGATAGGGAAAATCAACACATGATGTGTTGTCATAATTTGTCTAGCGGTACGAATGATAACAATTTGGCTAGCAGTCTAAACGATGATAATTTGGATAGCAGTTTAAATGATGACAATTTGGCTAGCAGTATGAATGGTCATAATTTAATAGATGCTAGGATCAAAGGAAACCTAAGGAGTACCGTGAACTCCCAAAATGTAATGAGAAACATGAACAGGCAGAATTTACTTGTAAATGCGGATATGCAACAGATGAGCAGTGGTGAGAACAGTGCGAATAGTGGAAACAGTGCAAACGTCCGACTGAACATGAACGACGAAGGGGTGAACGATATGACTGAACTGAATGATACTTACGGTAGCGAACTGAACAATATAACCGAACTGAAGAACATAGAAGAACTGAATAACATAGAGGAGCTGAATAACATAGAGGAACTGAAGAACATAGAAGAACTGAAGAACATAGAAGAACTGAAGAACATAGAGGAGCTGAATAACATAGAGGAACTGAATAACATAGAGGAACTGAATAACATAGAGGAACTGAATAACATAGAGGAACTGAATAACATAGAGGAACTGAACAATGCGTACACTGATGAGGTGAACAACATAGAGGAACTAAATAACGTAAAGGACATTCCGAATTATAATAGTATATGTTATACAAATGATAAGTACATGCAATGGTTTGATACTATATATACAGTATGTGTAAAGCTAGATGATTTGTGTTGTAAACTAAGTAACGATTTCCCTCATGCAATGAATTTGTGGATGAATAATGGACATACAAATACTAATGAGGTAAAGTgcaattttcaaaaatatgaCGATGTAAggttatattataataataataataatgaaaaaaacaaaacagtaGTCATAAATCCAAGTGGTccaaaaaatgtatacaatATTCATccaagtaataataacaagaAAGGGAGTGAAAACAGTAGCtgtgataaatattttaattcaaaTATTACTAGTCagaatgaagaaaaaataaaaaaattaaataactaTGTAATGGATACCATGGAAAGAAACATGTCTTTACATTGTAAAAGTAATTGTAAACATATGAATCATATGAACGCTATGAAAAATCATAGTTTGAACGATAACTattctaaaaatatgttaGATGATGAcgattattttaattgtgataaatgtataaaacgACCTAGAAGCAAAAAcgaaaaaggaataataatTCTCAATACAACAACGCCTAGTGATTACATCTCTAATGATGacagtataatttataatcaTACAAATTCAACAAATTATTTGCAAGAAGAGGGAAGTATTATGAATTATGAAAAGGACAGTTGTTCCAGGATGCACATAGAtggtagtagtaatagtagtagtagcagtagcatGAACAACATAATTTCGAAAGACGCTTTAGATCTCttgcatatatatggtaGTAATAAGAATAGCAGCAGTCATCACAACGGCAGTGGTAATTACACTCATAACAACAGTAGTAGTAATGCCAGCAATAAGTTCAAGAATCAACTCTATTTTCATCCAAATCATTATGGCCTTATGTCAACCAGCACTAACAACATATTATCTCTTAACAATAACAGCTCGTCTGTGAACTGTAATTTAGTCCATCCCATAAAAAACGAAGGTATGAACATTCCAATTGGAAGTACCGGAACCGGAAAGACAATCAGCAAGAGTATTGGTAAGAATAGCGGAAGATACAATGGAAAaggtaataacaataatggtAATCGTGTTAGAAGTAACAACATTGGAAGCAATGACAATAACGACAGCAATAATGGAAGCAATAATGGAAGCAATAATGGAAGCAATAATGGAAGCAATAATGGAAGCAATAATGGAAGCAATAATGGAAGCAATAATGGAAGCAATAATGGAAGCAATAATGGAAGCAATAACGACAGCAATAATGGAAGCAATAATGGAAGCAATAATAGCTTGTTGAACTACACCAATGGACAAGACATGCATGGCAATTTTTCGAATGCAAATCTAGGgacgaagaaaaaaaaacaaggcAAAAAAAGCTCAACATACGTTAAGAgcacagaaaaaaaaataaacaaaaaaaatagcacattaaatagaaataataataaaataataaaaaatgaaagtgaATTTGAATACCTACTTGAATTGTCTGATAAGGAAGGACCAAATTTAGAAAATCCAGAAGACCTCAAATGTGATGTAGCAGGTGTATATTGGGATAAGAGAAGTTGGATTGCCTCCTGGTATGACAATGGaaaaagatattataaaTCATTTTCAGCGAAAACACATGGTTTTTATAAATCTAAATTTTGGGCAATTAAAGTTCGCTTATCAAAAGTAAAGGGACAAACCATCTTTGGAAAAAACACAAGAAAAGCGAAGACGAATATTCCGGCCGATGAAAACAACTTACCCTTTAACACGTCTACAGTGAATgataatcataataataccAACAACAGCAGTAACAATAGGGGAAATTTTACTGGTAACTTCAACAGTAACTTAAGCGCAAACAATTTTAGCGCCAATTTAAGCGAAAATTTTAGCGGCAATTTAAGCGAAAATTTAAACGGAGAATTAAGCGGCAATTTAAGCGGTAATTTAAGCGGTAATTTAAGCGGTAAGAATAACCTGAGCAGTAACAACAACGTTAACTGTAACAACAGTAACATCCCTTTGAGAAATGTGTAG
- the PmUG01_09052300 gene encoding DnaJ protein, putative, translating to MKIFSFCLVLLYFILINNVNCFFKNALSHFYCDNENCYSILGIPETSSFSEIRSSYYRLLESMKNNYNSERKKKIVKAYTVLINKRTRRYYDYYLKYPNSVFNIIYFISYYIFKLFKVILALFIIALLICGFQYMNNKYEMKRIIQKLSKNKAFKKEVLNKIGTKHPQFRTYDLNTKRKVEEQIEEEVAQEMGLINNQRKGKFILSNLFIVKILCIPKNILCYILWNIKWIIKYTILKEEYDESDKMYITRVCMNISAQRWNNLGEEEKKGLLKKQLWIKEYQEEFLAEQREKDRLNKISSAKYKQQIRKKKKGMNFNYND from the exons atgaaaatattttctttttgccTTGTTCTGTTATACTTTATTCTGATAAACAATGTAAActgttttttcaaaaatgcCTTAAGTCATTTCTACTGCGACAATGAGAACTGTTACAGCATTTTAG GCATTCCAGAAACTTCAAGTTTTAGTGAAATTAGATCATCGTACTATAGACTACTAGAGAGTATGAAGAATAACTACAATTCggaaaggaagaaaaagataGTTAAGGCATACACggttttaataaataaacgtACAAGGAGATATTATGACTATTATTTGAAGTACCCTAATAGTgtgtttaatataatatattttatttcttactatatttttaaattatttaaagtaATACTAGCTTTATTCATTATTGCTCTACTTATCTGTGGTTTtcaatatatgaataataaatatgaaatgaAAAGGATAATCCAAAAGCtgtcaaaaaataaagcatttaaaaaagaagtattaaataaaataggaaCAAAACATCCACAGTTTCGTACATATGacttaaatacaaaaagaaaagtcGAAGAACAAATAGAAGAAGAAGTAGCACAAGAAATGggtttaataaataatcaaagaaaaggaaaatttattctaagtaatttatttattgttaaaattttgtgtatacctaaaaatattttatgctaTATATTATGGAATATTAAAtggataataaaatataccattttaaaagaagaatatGATGAAAGcgataaaatgtatattactAGAGTGTGTATGAACATTTCAGCTCAAAGATGGAATAATTTGggagaagaagaaaaaaaaggcttgttaaaaaaacaattatggATAAAAGAATACCAGGAGGAATTTCTTGCCGAGCAGCGAGAAAAGGATCGACTCAACAAAATCTCGAGCGCCAAGTATAAGCAGCAGATtaggaagaaaaagaaggGCATGAACTTTAACTACAACGATTGA
- the RPC40 gene encoding DNA-directed RNA polymerases I and III subunit RPAC1, putative has protein sequence MKSVKFRDNFVKLTEEGPRNATTTNFYGSYFLSDKENFFDLDEFEKRLEMKILEKEENILIIEIKNLNVSIANALRRIMLSEVPTVAIEKVNIYQNTGIIADEILSHRLGLIPFKFDADLINFKEEHEKYNYLNCFCFKLHVKYTKRMGNNEPFQSIYSKDLKWCPLNEEQKNKFQKNYPKVVDDNILITKLSTGQEIELLCFLEKGIGKTHAKWSPVCTAVYKMYPTFTFDTIEKLTQDEKKDLVNICPKNVFDIEDSQNLVVKTPLSCSSCRVCIEKYPKKVSFEKVKNHFVFTIESTGCFPSVDIFRKALLILRYKALGVKEVLEEQTNA, from the coding sequence ATGAAAAGCGTGAAGTTCAGAGATAATTTCGTAAAACTAACTGAAGAAGGACCTAGAAATGCAACTACTACAAATTTTTATGGTAGCTATTTTTTATCAGacaaagaaaatttttttgatttgGATGAATTTGAAAAGAGACTAGAAATGAAAATACTCgagaaagaagaaaacatattaattattgaaataaaaaatttaaatgtgtCTATTGCTAATGCTTTAAGAAGAATAATGCTGTCAGAAGTACCTACGGTTGCAATTGaaaaagttaatatatatcaaaatacaGGTATAATAGCAGATGAAATATTAAGCCATCGATTAGGATTAATACCATTTAAATTTGATGcagatttaataaattttaaagaagaacatgagaaatataattatttaaattgtttCTGTTTTAAATTGCatgtaaaatatactaaaagGATGGGTAATAATGAACCTTTTCAGAGTATTTATTCAAAAGATTTAAAATGGTGTCCACTTAatgaagaacaaaaaaataaatttcaaaaaaattatccaAAAGTTGTtgatgataatatattaataactaAGTTAAGTACTGGTCAAGAAATTGAgcttttatgttttttagaAAAAGGAATTGGCAAAACACATGCTAAATGGTCTCCTGTATGTACAGCTGTATATAAGATGTATCCTACCTTCACATTTGACacaatagaaaaattaactcaagatgaaaaaaaggatttagtaaatatatgtcCAAAAAACGTTTTTGATATTGAGGATAGTCAAAACTTGGTTGTTAAAACTCCTCTGAGCTGTTCTTCTTGTAGAGTTTGTATTGAAAAATACCCAAAGAAAGTCTCAtttgaaaaagtaaaaaatcattttgtCTTTACCATCGAGTCTACTGGATGCTTTCCTTCTGTTGACATCTTTAGGAAAGCTTTGCTTATTTTGAGGTACAAGGCACTGGGTGTTAAGGAAGTTTTGGAGGAGCAGACAAATGCCTAA